The following are from one region of the Granulicella aggregans genome:
- a CDS encoding esterase/lipase family protein, which translates to MSELTRVLSRRVSGTKLVSLPAAPDLVESEEEQNALVASVQRAAKIPIIIKALAECDASPTRSTEELLGYAVRLLLLARNLNCDILPCGRRTNLLISLFVAAGQRGRLIKDNSDIEIFESSSGFPFLVPEIISVPGSRNLRIVLAEQDFDAELLKEATSDGLAASFTDNETTSSHPESNWLARLPEPGTNNLWYHKGHGNTVLVMVHGVLSDSRGCWLATDSDDKPIAYWPELIAQDRRLAALSVYLGGYYTELESNDYEIRNCAEELYSALVRPQADGSPAPLKYENIIFLGHSTGGIVARYLIESHKTELKNKNVGLILIASPSYGSRYADHLSLLTAFFNHSVGKQLQWGHWSVRDLDARFKDLVDSRTIKRFTGIEAYESHFIIKRKLLPPLSQVVTAESAGRYFGAPVALRDTDHFSSVKPTSESSPSHELLVDFFYHRFAPLIG; encoded by the coding sequence ATGAGCGAACTCACGAGAGTTCTATCGCGGCGAGTGTCCGGCACCAAACTGGTCAGCCTGCCGGCCGCCCCTGACCTGGTTGAGTCTGAAGAAGAACAAAACGCTTTAGTCGCAAGTGTGCAGCGGGCCGCGAAAATTCCGATTATCATAAAAGCGCTTGCCGAATGTGACGCATCACCTACGAGGTCGACAGAAGAACTGCTTGGTTATGCCGTTCGGCTTTTGCTGCTCGCGCGAAACTTGAACTGTGACATTCTTCCATGCGGCCGTAGAACCAACCTCTTGATATCCCTGTTTGTGGCAGCTGGACAACGTGGAAGGCTTATAAAGGACAACTCGGATATAGAAATATTTGAAAGCAGCTCAGGATTCCCGTTCTTAGTTCCCGAAATTATCTCGGTGCCTGGCTCTCGGAACTTGCGCATAGTTCTTGCAGAACAGGACTTTGACGCAGAGCTACTGAAAGAAGCTACTTCCGACGGACTTGCCGCCTCGTTCACCGACAATGAGACTACAAGCTCGCATCCAGAAAGCAATTGGCTTGCCAGACTTCCCGAACCTGGTACCAACAATCTTTGGTACCACAAGGGGCACGGCAACACGGTCTTAGTGATGGTTCATGGAGTGCTATCCGACAGCCGGGGATGCTGGTTGGCCACAGATAGTGATGACAAACCAATAGCATACTGGCCAGAACTAATAGCGCAAGATCGGCGCCTTGCGGCCTTATCAGTCTATCTGGGAGGATACTATACGGAACTAGAGAGTAATGACTATGAAATCAGAAATTGCGCCGAAGAGCTTTACAGTGCACTCGTGAGACCGCAGGCTGATGGCTCCCCAGCTCCACTGAAGTATGAAAACATCATCTTTCTTGGCCACAGTACGGGAGGCATTGTTGCACGTTATTTAATCGAGAGCCATAAGACTGAATTAAAGAATAAGAATGTCGGCCTGATACTTATAGCTTCCCCGAGTTATGGGTCTCGATACGCAGACCATCTCAGCCTGCTGACTGCATTTTTTAATCATAGCGTCGGCAAACAATTGCAATGGGGGCATTGGAGTGTACGAGACCTTGATGCGCGATTTAAAGACTTAGTGGATAGCAGGACTATTAAACGATTCACGGGAATAGAAGCTTATGAATCACATTTCATAATTAAGCGTAAGCTGCTGCCACCTTTGTCTCAAGTCGTAACTGCTGAGAGTGCGGGTCGATATTTTGGCGCACCGGTAGCTCTCCGCGATACCGATCACTTTAGCTCCGTTAAGCCGACATCAGAGAGTTCTCCGAGCCACGAACTGCTCGTCGACTTCTTCTACCATAGATTCGCTCCGCTTATTGGTTGA
- a CDS encoding aminoglycoside phosphotransferase family protein, whose product MPNPWDVPSNIEHRRLFAADEIYSLSELDLHPDAFAKCSAGWTLGKMHGLGFVHLDLHPDHVFFNFASGKTQFIDFASGTMGDISAQRMSEDFLTPFLSFDRPEFISLLCGYIQYSRLTIDKIVPGFTADLLRQLGGRLHLPPISRRPDLWIAAVDEIDATIRPHLKGIDVEFGPRGKHLAPSTPEAAVLPAAIAFCGCDPTISLAPNNKARSNPDEISVLVGFTISLGQALRGLRTEERGLTAESLSCLRATIPNPGDNVQARRFIELFCDGLAFLAANHKSVVSDETFSCQLLQFSVLLRKALIGLTSQSDESLCLTIAADDYAMGWRVPQLDPGVEGGELSGSLQMIGLQNSIASIYHNAFAKSAAENASNTLWTWLWRAMTINRRSLITLKHFANARHSRDDTRNLEVAATAVSMQQYRCLYTLCTSFAFEVAQWEQHVEKQSIERNDAHLYSLTKELEQVGAFVKHAQNNNGSVDWKCLGTVEETYKTWGLIDDATK is encoded by the coding sequence ATGCCTAATCCCTGGGATGTCCCGTCAAACATCGAACACCGTCGGCTCTTCGCAGCCGACGAGATCTACAGCTTAAGCGAGCTCGACCTACATCCCGACGCGTTTGCCAAGTGTTCAGCTGGATGGACTCTGGGGAAAATGCATGGCTTGGGCTTCGTGCATTTGGATCTCCACCCAGATCATGTTTTCTTCAACTTTGCGTCAGGTAAAACTCAATTTATAGACTTTGCCAGTGGCACGATGGGTGATATCTCTGCACAGCGAATGAGCGAGGATTTTCTTACCCCTTTCCTCAGTTTCGATCGTCCTGAGTTCATCTCGCTGCTTTGTGGATATATACAGTACTCACGACTGACGATCGACAAGATCGTTCCGGGATTCACCGCTGATCTGCTCAGACAGTTGGGTGGCCGACTTCATCTGCCTCCCATTAGCAGACGACCAGATCTTTGGATCGCGGCTGTCGATGAGATTGATGCAACGATTCGACCTCACCTCAAAGGCATTGATGTTGAATTCGGACCACGCGGCAAACACTTGGCTCCCTCTACTCCGGAGGCCGCAGTTCTTCCTGCCGCAATCGCGTTCTGCGGTTGCGATCCAACGATCAGCCTGGCGCCAAATAATAAGGCTCGAAGCAATCCAGATGAAATCTCAGTTCTTGTTGGTTTCACCATATCCCTCGGACAGGCACTGCGGGGATTGCGAACTGAAGAAAGAGGTTTGACCGCGGAGTCGCTGTCATGTCTTCGCGCGACCATTCCGAATCCGGGCGACAATGTCCAAGCCAGACGCTTCATCGAATTGTTCTGCGACGGGCTCGCTTTTCTGGCAGCGAACCACAAGTCAGTGGTGAGCGATGAAACATTTTCGTGTCAGCTATTACAATTTTCCGTTCTACTCCGTAAAGCATTGATCGGCTTGACGTCACAAAGTGATGAAAGTCTTTGCCTTACGATTGCTGCAGATGATTACGCTATGGGTTGGAGAGTGCCACAATTAGATCCAGGAGTTGAAGGAGGGGAGCTTTCGGGTTCTTTACAAATGATCGGCCTACAAAATTCGATTGCAAGCATTTATCACAATGCGTTTGCAAAATCTGCCGCCGAAAATGCCTCCAACACGTTATGGACTTGGCTTTGGAGGGCAATGACGATCAATCGGCGCTCGCTAATTACCCTGAAGCATTTCGCCAATGCCCGTCACAGTAGAGACGATACTAGGAACCTCGAAGTTGCTGCAACCGCAGTATCAATGCAGCAGTATCGCTGTTTGTATACCCTTTGTACCAGTTTTGCCTTCGAGGTCGCTCAATGGGAGCAGCACGTCGAGAAGCAATCAATCGAGCGCAATGATGCTCATCTATATTCGCTGACCAAGGAGTTAGAACAAGTAGGTGCATTTGTGAAACATGCGCAAAATAATAATGGCTCTGTCGACTGGAAATGTCTAGGCACAGTAGAGGAAACATACAAGACCTGGGGTTTGATTGACGACGCGACCAAATGA